From Eriocheir sinensis breed Jianghai 21 chromosome 37, ASM2467909v1, whole genome shotgun sequence, one genomic window encodes:
- the LOC127008106 gene encoding coiled-coil domain-containing protein 85C-like, producing the protein MPTLDPGHPTQYLPSHPPPPMANPYAPSRSGPPPGPSYGRLPPAGPQVMPPPPHRVPSGHLNPAGRGPTGPLKSSGPSGQYLHPRPHPEPLPPGEPRQPPAYPEPPRYPGPLVDDPERHHVGPKHDGRVEDEAGRHSLHAQLAELRHLREAHQRLTDDNQELRDLCCFLDDDRQKGRKLAREWQRFGRYTASVMRQEVTAYQNKLRGLEAKQHDLIKDNLELKELCLYLDEERNNATCTHCGNPLITRDDGDGSSSSTNADEPSGPPQSAPQPPAPPDIPLARSSSRERLLEDTLIRQRSPMNEQVLSYIKSLESRVLMLEAEKQQLAELVKPSRFHPEGAGGESGELPPPAPPPPHSRPLQPPPYSLSHHLRAVGLGLTHRAPLGPGSGDSEEDLLPEGPPPLVSRPTSVAAAMRVLEVQEQLEGVMAPHPSSGPPPSQGPPPPTQQPAPSPHDAALADGEKALLRQMCNVVWKKLEEVPNQNR; encoded by the exons ATGCCCACCCTGGACCCCGGCCACCCCACCCAGTACCTGCCCAGCCACCCTCCTCCACCAATGGCCAATCCTTACGCTCCCTCACGCTCTGGCCCGCCCCCAGGCCCCAGTTATGGCCGCCTGCCCCCAGCTGGCCCCCAGgttatgcctcctcctccacaccggGTCCCCTCGGGCCACCTCAACCCTGCTGGCCGAGGTCCAACTGGTCCCCTCAAGTCCTCTGGCCCTTCTGGGCAATATCTCCACCCACGACCCCACCCTGAACCACTACCCCCAGGAGAGCCCCGCCAGCCCCCTGCTTACCCCGAACCTCCAAGGTACCCTGGTCCCCTGGTAGATGACCCAGAGCGGCACCATGTGGGGCCGAAACATGATGGGCGTGTCGAGGATGAGGCAGGGCGGCACTCCTTGCATGCCCAGCTGGCTGAGCTGCGGCACCTGAGGGAGGCTCATCAGCGCCTCACTGACGACAACCAG GAGTTGCGTGACCTGTGTTGCTTCCTGGACGATGACCGACAGAAGGGCCGCAAGCTGGCTCGTGAGTGGCAGCGGTTTGGGCGGTACACAGCCTCAGTGATGCGGCAAGAAGTCACTGCTTACCAGAACAAGCTGCGCGGCCTTGAGGCAAAACAACACGACCTTATCAAAGATAACCTGGAACTCAAG GAGCTGTGTCTGTACCTTGATGAGGAGCGCAACAATGCCACCTGCACTCACTGTGGCAACCCACTCATCACCCGGGACGACGGCGACggctcctcctcatccactaACGCAGACGAACCCTCTGGCCCCCCCCAGTCTGCACCCCAGCCCCCAGCACCCCCAGACATCCCTCTTGCCCGTTCCTCATCTAGGGAACGGTTGCTGGAGGATACTCTCATTCGCCAAAGGTCGCCCATGAATg AGCAAGTCCTGAGCTACATCAAGTCCCTAGAGAGCCGAGTGTTGATGTTGGAGGCGGAGAAACAACAACTGGCTGAACTTGTAAAGCCCAGCCGCTTCCACCCAGAGGGGGCAGGTGGAGAGAGTGGGGAACTGCCTccccctgcacctcctcctccacactcccgTCCTCTTCAGCCACCACCTTATTCCCTCTCCCATCACTTGAGGGCAGTGGGGCTCGGGCTCACTCACAGAGCACCCCTCGGACCTG GGTCAGGTGACAGTGAGGAGGACCTGCTCCCTGAAGGGCCGCCCCCGCTAGTGTCCCGTCCCACTTCTGTTGCAGCTGCCATGAGGGTGCTGGAGGTGCAGGAGCAGCTGGAAGGTGTAATGGCCCCCCATCCATCCTCAGGTCCTCCCCCCTCACagggcccccctccccccacccagcAGCCTGCACCCTCACCTCATGATGCTGCCCTTGCTGACGGGGAGAAAGCCCTCCTGAGGCAGATGTGTAAT GTGGTTTGGAAGAAGCTGGAGGAGGTGCCCAACCAGAACAGATAA